The DNA window CCTCGCCGGATGGCGTGGACGTGCCTCTGAGTGACGAGGCCCGGCACTACTACCAGGCCGGTCCGCCGTTCCTGATCCGCTACCTGCCCTTCTGGGCGGCCACCCTGGTCGATCGGTTGAAGATCATGCTGGTTCCTCTGATTGCCGTCCTGTTTCCGCTCATCAAAATTGCCCCATCCGTGTACCAATGGCGAGTTCGGTCAAAAATCTATCGCTGGTACGACGATCTCGATGCCGTCGATCTCCTTTTGCGCGAAAAGCATTCGCCCGGCCAGAAGGCGACGCTTCGGCAGGAGATGGACCGCATCGAACGTGAAGTGCGACAGGTGGAGGTGCCGGCATCGTACCGAGAGGAGCACTATCACCTGCGGCTGCATCTTGAGTATCTTCGCGCGAAGGTCGCGGCCGCCGAAGGCGATCCGCGGTCGACCGGCGATATCTGAAGCGCGCGCACGGTTCCCGGCAGGTGTAGCCTTGCTCTCGCCGGAAGGGTGCGCTACGGTGTCGACGCGAAAGGCAGTCCAGGGGGCGGGATGCTGATCCGATTCTGGGGCACCCGGGGATCGCTGGCCAAGCCGGGACCGACTACGCTCCGCTACGGTGGCAACACGTCGTGCGTGGAAGTGCGCACGGCGGAGGGGACGCTCATCGTTCTGGATTGCGGCACCGGGGCCCACGGGCTGGGGCAGTCGCTGGAATCCGGCGGGTCACCGCAGCGCGGACATCTCCTCATCACGCACACGCACTGGGATCACATCCAGGGGTTTCCCTTCTTCGCGCCCCTCTTCGGCCCTCGCAACGAATGGGACATCTATGCTCCGGGCGGCCTCGGACAGGAGCTGGAACGAACCCTGGCCGGACAGATGGAGTACACCTACTTTCCCGTCACCCTGAAGCAGCTCGGCGCCACCGTCCGCTATCACGACCTCGTCGAGGGCAGCTTCGCGCTCGGCGGGGTGCGGGTAGTCGCCAAGTATCTCAATCATCCCGCCCTCGCCTTGGGATATCGTCTCGAAGTCGGCTCGGTGGCGGTCGTCTATTCGGTCGATCACGAGCCCCACGCGCCCCACGTCGTCGACGCGGCCACTCGGGCCCTCGCGGGGGTTGGCGTTCCCCCCGTGCATGCCGAGGATCGCCGTCACGTCGAGTTCCTGGCCGGCGCGGATCTCGTCATCCACGACGCTCAGTACAGCCTTGATGAGTATCCACAGAAGACGGGTTGGGGTCACTCGCCCGCCGAGTGGGCGGTGGACTATGCCCTGGCCGCCGGCGCCAAGCGCCTGGCCCTCACTCACCACGATCCCCTGCGGGACGACCAGGCCGTGGATCGACTGGTGGAGCTCTGCCGACGGCGGTCGACGGCGGCGGGAAATGGGCTCGAAGTATTTGGCGCCGCCGAGGGCCAGGTGCTGGAGCTTGCCGAGCGAGAGGGTGCCGAAGCTCAACCCGCGAGCCCGGAGGCGAGCGCAACTCCGGGAGCAGGACCGGCGACCATCCTCGTGGCCGATGACGATCCGACCATCGTGAGGCTCTTGACCCTCAGCCTGGAGCCGAGCGGCTTCCGCGTGCTCACCGCGAGCGATGGCGAGACGGCCTTGCGTCTGGCCCGCGCCGAGCGCCCGGCCCTCCTGCTCCTGGACTGGCAGATGCCGGGATTGAGCGGCGTGGAGGTGACACGCATGCTCCGAAAGGACGCAGACCCGCACCTTCGCGGATTGCCCGTCGTGCTGATCACTGCGCAAGCGGGTGTGGAGAACACATCGGTAGGCTTCGCGGCAGGGGTGACCGACTATCTGACGAAGCCGTTCCGACCCGCGCACGTGCGGGCGCGAGTACACGCGTGGCTCCTGCGGCGCGGCGTGGACTCCGGCGGCGGCGCATGAGCGAAGCTAGCGAATGACCACGGCACGGCTCGCGGAGACGAACCTCGACCCCCAGTGGGTCGCTTCCTCGAAGACCGTGTCGCGAGTGATGAGCCTGTTCGTATTGGCGGTCGGCGGCCTCGTCCTCATCGGATGGCAGCTCGACATCGCCGCGCTCACGAGCGGTCTTCGCAAACATGTCGCCATGAACCCCCTGACCGCTCTCGGTTTCATCGCGGGCACCGGCTCGCTGTGGCTGCTGCAGGCGCCCTCTGCCACGACGGCCCGCCGCGCGGCGCAGCTAGGGGCCGGCTTCGTCATCGTCATCGGCGGGACCACCCTGATCGGGTACGTGATCGGCGATAACCTCGGGCTCGACCAGGTCATGTATCGAGAGAAGCTCGGTACCAACCGAATCGCGCCTAACACCGGGCTGAACTTCCTGCTCATTGGTGCGACGTTGCTGCTGCTCGACTGGGAACCTCGGCCCGGGTACCGTCCGGCCCAACTCCTCGTCCTCGTCCCCACTACCGTCGCCCTGACGTCGGTGGTGGGATATGCCTACGACGTCGGCGAGCTCTACGGTGTCGCTAACTACATTCCCATGGCCCTCCCGACCGCGATCGCCTTCCTTGCTCTCGGTCTGGGCATTGTCTGCGCGCGACCGGACCGAGGGTTCGTGTCGGTCATGGCCAGCGTCCACGCGGGCGGTGTCCTGGCCCGCCGCCTGCTCCCCGCTGCGATCCTCATCCCGATCTTGCTGGGCTGGCTCCGACTGCTGGGCCAGCGGGCCGGGCTCTTCGGCTCCGAGCTTGGCCTGGCCATGGCGGTGGTGGCCAACATCGTCATCTTCGCGGCGCTGATCACGATCACTTCCGCATCACTGGATCGAGCAGACCGCCGGCGCAAGGTCGGCGAGCGCCGGCTGGCCACCCAGTACGCGACGACCCACATCTTGATCGAGTCAAGGACCGTCGAGGAGGCGATGCCCCGGATTCTTCAGGAGGTGTGCGAAAGCCTGGACTGGGTGGTGGGCGCTCGCTGGGCCGTTGATCCGGACGCGAAGGTGCTTCGCTGCGCCGAGATGTGGACGGCTCCGACCTGGAAGCTCCAGGAGCTCACGGAAATGAACCACCGCATCACGTTTCCGCCCGGCGTCGGGTTGCCCGGCCGCGTGTGGAGCGGAGTCAGAGCCGCCTGGATCTCCGATGTCGTCCAGGACCCCAATTTCCCCCGCGCCGGCTCTGCCGCCAAGGACGGGCTCCACGGAGCCTTTGGTTTCCCCATCGTGGGCTCGAGCGGGTTCCTGGGGGTGATGGAATTCTTCAGTCCCGAGATCCGGAAGCCCGACGAGGACGTGCTCAAGATGTTCGAGGCGGTGGGCGGGCAGGTCGGCCAGTTCATCGAGCGAAAGCGGGCGGAGTCCGACCTCGAGCACGCCAAGGAGGTGGCCGAGGCGGCGACCCAGGCCAAGTCGGAGTTCCTCGCCAACATGAGTCACGAGATCCGGACGCCCATGAACGCGATCATTGGCATGTCGACTCTGCTGATGGACACGCGACTCGACGACCAGCAGCGCGAGATCGCGGAGACGATTCGGACGAGCGGCGACCACCTGTTGACCCTCATCAACGACATCCTTGACTTCTCGAAGATCGAGTCAGGAAAGCTCGAGCTCGATCAGGCGCCCCTGGACCTGGCCGGGTGCATCGAGGAATCCATCCAGCTCGTGGCGTCGAACGCAGCGGAAAAGAGCCTGGAGCTCACCTACCTCGTCGAGAGCACAGTACCGCCGACCCTCGTCGGAGATGTCGGACGCCTGCGGCAGATCCTGGTGAACCTCCTGAGCAACGCGGTCAAGTTCACCCAGGCGGGAGAGATCGTGGTCACGGTGTCGGCGGCCCCGCGGGACGGGTCTCGGCACGAGGTGCATTTCACCGTGCGCGACTCGGGCATCGGAATTCCTTCGGACCTGTTCGGTCGTCTCTTCAAGTCGTTCAGTCAGGTCGATGCGTCTACCACGCGTCGTTACGGGGGCACGGGTCTCGGGCTCGCCATCTGCCAGCGCCTGTGCGAGCTGATGGGCGGCCGCATCTGGGCGGAGAGCGAGGTCGGCAAGGGTTCGACGTTTCATTTCACCATCGTGGCCGAGGCGGTCCCGGCCCCCGCGGCACGGCCGGGCGGGCATCGCGAGCTGGAGGGAAAGCGAGTACTGATCGTCGATGACAATCGCTCGAACCGTCGCATGTTGAAGCTGCAGACGGAGCGATGGGGGTTGCTGGCCCGGGAGACCGGATCGCCGCACGAGGGGCTCGAGTGGATCCGACGCGGAGATCCCTACGACGTGGTCCTCCTGGACTACCAGATGCCCGACATGGATGGCCTCGCCCTCGCCCGGGAGATCCGCCGTCACCGCGGTCCTGAGTCGCTCGCCCTCGTCCTGCTGTCTTCCATGGGCCAGGCCCTTCCCGCGGCCCATCGGGAGGTCGGCTTTGCCGCCGTGCTGTCGAAGCCTCTGAAGCTCTCGCTCCTCTACGACCGGCTCCTCGAGATCTTCGGAGAAGCTCCCGACGCTGCGCGGGCCGCGACCGGGGAGCCATCGCCGGAGTCGGTGACGCCCGCGGGCCCGTTGCGGATCCTCGTGGCCGAGGACAATGCCGTCAACCAGAAGGTCGCCCTGCGCTTGCTCGAGCGACTCGGGTACCAGGCCGATATGGCGGCCAATGGGCACGAAGCGCTGGACCACCTCGACCGCGCGCCGTACGACGTGGTTCTCATGGACGTGCAGATGCCCGGGATGGATGGCCTCGAGGCGAGCCGGGCCATCTGCGCACGCTGGCCTCCCCGCGAGCGCCCCCGCATCATCGCCATGACGGCGGAGGCGATGGAGGGCGATCGCGAACGGTGTCTGGCCGCGGGCATGGACGACTACGTCGTCAAGCCGGTGCGTCTCGATGAGCTGGCGCGAGCGCTCAGCCGGTGCCGACCGTTGACCACCGAGCGGATGGCCGAGCGGGCGTCCGTTGGCGACGGGACCACCACTCGAGATGCCCTCGATCGGCGGGTGCTCGATCAACTACGCGAGGATCTGGGCGATGCCGCCGCCTTGCGGGAGGTCGTCTCGACGTTCCTGGATCGCAGCCCGTCGGTGCTCCTCGCCTTGCGAGAGGCCGCGGCGCGAGGGGACGTGGCGGCGGTGTCGGCGAGCGCCCATGCCCTGAAGGGCACTAGCGCAACCCTCGGAGCCTTCGCCCTCTCTTCGCTGTGTGCCGAGCTCGAACGTCTGGCGCGAGCGGGAAGCATGTCGGACGTCGTGACCCAGGTGCCCGCGATCGAGGCGGAGTATGGCTCGGTCGATCGCGCGCTGCGGGCGGAGGCGGGTCGTGAGTGAGTCCGAGCGGCCAACGCAGTTCGGACGGACCCAGGCGCCGGACGAGGCGTGGCTGGCCAAGCAGCCCTCGGAACTGATTCTGGACCCCGATCTTCCCATCATCGCCCAGTGGAATGCCTTCAAG is part of the Candidatus Methylomirabilota bacterium genome and encodes:
- a CDS encoding response regulator, whose amino-acid sequence is MLIRFWGTRGSLAKPGPTTLRYGGNTSCVEVRTAEGTLIVLDCGTGAHGLGQSLESGGSPQRGHLLITHTHWDHIQGFPFFAPLFGPRNEWDIYAPGGLGQELERTLAGQMEYTYFPVTLKQLGATVRYHDLVEGSFALGGVRVVAKYLNHPALALGYRLEVGSVAVVYSVDHEPHAPHVVDAATRALAGVGVPPVHAEDRRHVEFLAGADLVIHDAQYSLDEYPQKTGWGHSPAEWAVDYALAAGAKRLALTHHDPLRDDQAVDRLVELCRRRSTAAGNGLEVFGAAEGQVLELAEREGAEAQPASPEASATPGAGPATILVADDDPTIVRLLTLSLEPSGFRVLTASDGETALRLARAERPALLLLDWQMPGLSGVEVTRMLRKDADPHLRGLPVVLITAQAGVENTSVGFAAGVTDYLTKPFRPAHVRARVHAWLLRRGVDSGGGA
- a CDS encoding response regulator; translation: MTTARLAETNLDPQWVASSKTVSRVMSLFVLAVGGLVLIGWQLDIAALTSGLRKHVAMNPLTALGFIAGTGSLWLLQAPSATTARRAAQLGAGFVIVIGGTTLIGYVIGDNLGLDQVMYREKLGTNRIAPNTGLNFLLIGATLLLLDWEPRPGYRPAQLLVLVPTTVALTSVVGYAYDVGELYGVANYIPMALPTAIAFLALGLGIVCARPDRGFVSVMASVHAGGVLARRLLPAAILIPILLGWLRLLGQRAGLFGSELGLAMAVVANIVIFAALITITSASLDRADRRRKVGERRLATQYATTHILIESRTVEEAMPRILQEVCESLDWVVGARWAVDPDAKVLRCAEMWTAPTWKLQELTEMNHRITFPPGVGLPGRVWSGVRAAWISDVVQDPNFPRAGSAAKDGLHGAFGFPIVGSSGFLGVMEFFSPEIRKPDEDVLKMFEAVGGQVGQFIERKRAESDLEHAKEVAEAATQAKSEFLANMSHEIRTPMNAIIGMSTLLMDTRLDDQQREIAETIRTSGDHLLTLINDILDFSKIESGKLELDQAPLDLAGCIEESIQLVASNAAEKSLELTYLVESTVPPTLVGDVGRLRQILVNLLSNAVKFTQAGEIVVTVSAAPRDGSRHEVHFTVRDSGIGIPSDLFGRLFKSFSQVDASTTRRYGGTGLGLAICQRLCELMGGRIWAESEVGKGSTFHFTIVAEAVPAPAARPGGHRELEGKRVLIVDDNRSNRRMLKLQTERWGLLARETGSPHEGLEWIRRGDPYDVVLLDYQMPDMDGLALAREIRRHRGPESLALVLLSSMGQALPAAHREVGFAAVLSKPLKLSLLYDRLLEIFGEAPDAARAATGEPSPESVTPAGPLRILVAEDNAVNQKVALRLLERLGYQADMAANGHEALDHLDRAPYDVVLMDVQMPGMDGLEASRAICARWPPRERPRIIAMTAEAMEGDRERCLAAGMDDYVVKPVRLDELARALSRCRPLTTERMAERASVGDGTTTRDALDRRVLDQLREDLGDAAALREVVSTFLDRSPSVLLALREAAARGDVAAVSASAHALKGTSATLGAFALSSLCAELERLARAGSMSDVVTQVPAIEAEYGSVDRALRAEAGRE